A stretch of the Aegilops tauschii subsp. strangulata cultivar AL8/78 chromosome 4, Aet v6.0, whole genome shotgun sequence genome encodes the following:
- the LOC109784036 gene encoding uncharacterized protein → MSSSQSQEGKSAGAGRAQEERPSKAWGLLVFGLVGAATATLAVGHVRKSVDWFYTQLNKVQTTSSWRKTSKSSTGGTFSDDARRRYYQRMQQEFEDEQERVQRIRHMQSVFNRERNKFRKSYESWKENGPPGGYNYIPRDDWYWQSDTPNSENKNRRTYTPAGPRGYPMSHHYTVLGLDRSRGTPYTDAEVKNAFRTKAMEVHPDQNQDNRETAEEEFKEVVKSYEAIKLERKNNAS, encoded by the exons ATGTCCTCCTCGCAGTCGCAGGAGGGGAAATCCGCGGGCGCTGGGAGGGCGCAGGAGGAGCGGCCTTCCAAGGCCTGGGGGCTCCTCGTCTTCGGCCTCGTCGGCGCCGCCACCGCGACCCTCGCC GTTGGCCACGTTCGTAAAAGTGTTGATTGGTTCTACACTCAG CTGAATAAGGTGCAGACAACATCTTCTTGGAGGAAGACAAGTAAAAGCTCCACCGGTGGAACTTTTAGTGACGATGCTAGGAGAAGATATTATCAACGTATGCAGCAGGAATTTGAGGATGAACAGGAAAGAGTT CAAAGAATAAGGCACATGCAAAGTGTTTTCAACCGAGAGAGGAACAAATTCAGGAAAAGTTATGAAAGTTGGAAGGAGAATGGGCCCCCAGGTGGATATAATTACATCCCGCGGGATGACTGGTATTGGCAGTCAGATACGCCTAACTCGGAAAATAAAAATAGGCGGACTTATACTCCGGCAGGACCTAGGGGTTATCCTATGTCGCATCATTACACCGTTCTTGGTCTTGATAG ATCACGAGGGACTCCATACACTGATGCAGAAGTAAAG AATGCTTTTAGAACAAAAGCAATGGAGGTCCACCCTGATCAAAATCAAGATAATAGAG AGACTGCTGAAGAAGAGTTCAAGGAGGTTGTCAAATCATACGAGGCAATAAAACTGGAGAGGAAAAATAATGCAAGTTGA